The region AGGGGCAAATTCGTGATGACGCTAGCGTAGAACTTTTGCACATTAGACGAGAAGTTAAATTATCCCAGGGACGTATTAAGGATAAGCTAGACGGTATATTGCGTTCAAGCGAGTATCAAAAGTATTTTCAGGATGCATTAGTAACTGTACGAAGCGATCGATATGTTATACCTATTAAACAAGAATATCGTCATCATTTTCCAGGGATTATTCATGACCAATCAGCAAGTGGTGCTACTGTATTTATTGAACCAATGGCCGTTGTTGTATTAAATAATGAGATAAAACAACTAATGTCTGCTGAAAAGAATGAAGTGGAACGTATTTTACGCCTTGCGACAGAGCAAGTTGCGAATGTTTCTGAAGTGATTCATGTGAATTGTCACATGCTAGCTCAAATCGATCTAGCTTTTGCGAAAGCTAAACTCAGTCTTGTTATGCATGCTTCTTTACCTATTATCAATAATACTGGTTATGTTAACTTGCGCCAAGCTAGGCACCCTCTTATTGATCCTGCTGTCGTGGTAGCTATTGATATTTATATCGGCAAAGATTTTAATACATTACTAATTACTGGGCCAAATACAGGGGGGAAGACAGTAACCTTAAAAACATTAGGGCTATTTGCTCTTATGACTCAATCTGGTCTTTATATTCCTGTAAATAGCGGATCAGAAATAACTGTATTCAATAATATTTTTGCTGATATTGGTGATGAGCAAAGTATAGAACAAAGTTTAAGTACGTTCTCGGCTCATATGACGAATATAGTAAGGATTTTGAAAAATATTTCCCCTTCAGATTTAGTATTGATTGATGAAATCGGTGCGGGAACTGATCCTGATGAGGGAGCCGCTCTAGCAATGTCGATTTTAGAATATCTACTTAGAATTGGTGTTAAAACAATAGCAACAACACATTATAGTGAGTTAAAGACATTTGCCTACTCAAGGCAAGGGATTGAAAATGCTAGTGTAGAGTTTGATATACAAACACTTAGACCTACTTACCGACTATTAATTGGCGTTCCGGGAAGTAGTAATGCTTTTGCCATAAGTAAACGGCTTGGTCTATCAGATCCTATTATTGACCAGGCAAGACAATTTATTGATAAAGATCATGCTGAATTTGAAAATGTATTAAATGCTTTAGAAGAACAAAAAATAGCTTATGATAAACTTCATGAGGAAGTTTTAGAGCAAGAGCAAGCATTGCAAATTTTAAGAGAAAAGCTTGCAAGTGAAGAAAACGTGTTAGCAATGAAGAAAAATAAGATTTTACTTAGGGCGCAAGAGGAAGCTGAGTCCCTCTTAAGAAGGACTAGAAGAGAAAGCGAAGAGATTATTACGGAACTAAAGGCGCAATTCGCAGTTAAAAGTAGTTCAGCACGACAAGGTATATTTGATAAAAGCAGAAAACGCCTAAAAGAAAGCTTAGGTGATTTAAATGAAAATGAAGAAAATGATATTGATTTACCTATTGCTACTGCGAATAACTTAAATCCAGGTGTTGACGTATATGTGACTACATTAAAACAAAAGGGTACAGTATTGTCGATTGGTAGTAATGAAGTGACTGTTCAGCTAGGTATTATGAAAATGAGTGTAGCAATAGCAGATTGCCGTTTGATAAGCGAAAGTTCTTCAATAAAAAATAAAAATAAAAACAAAGATAAAAATCGTGATAAAAACTTTATGAAGACTCAAGGTGTCTCTAGGCAGATTGATATACGAGGTATGATGGTAGACGAGGCTGAATATGTATTAGGCAAGTATATTGATGATGCTATCTTAGCAGGATTAAATACAGTAATAGTTATACATGGAAAGGGCACAGGAGCGTTGCGTAAAGGGGTAAGAACTTATCTGAAAAATCACCATTACGTAAGAGATATTAGTATAGGTGAGTTAAATGAAGGTGGAGACGGAGCTACTGTAGTACAGTTATCATAAGTCCAAGCTAACTTTTTAGTGTTATAGAAGCTTTGAGTTTATGTTCATAAAGTCGTTGTAGCAAAAAGAGGTGTGAGTATTGTTCTCACACCTCTTTCTCATTTCCGAAAGTAGTTTTCCAATTTAAAGAACGCCCTAGGTCTTTTTTATCTAGAGGATCAGGATCTTGGATAGAATTATGCATTGGAGATTCGGCAAGGGATGAGGTAACTGCGGCAGCGGGAGGATCCTTCTTCTCCACCTTTTCGGTTTTAGTACTTTCTGCTTTTTCATTATTCCCGCCGCCTAAATTATTGAGTAGGCCTAACATATTACTGATATTTGCTGGGTTTAATTTTGATTTTATTTGTGGATTATTTAAAAGAGGTAAAAGAGACATAAGCATATCGGGAGAAGGTCCTCCTCCTCCCTCGCCGCTTTTTGTTAGTTCACCTAATAACTTATGTAATGGATTAGCTGAAGTTGCAGGTGAATTCTGAATAGGTGCTGCCGTAGAAGGCTGTGTGCGATTTAGGATGTGAAGTATACAAAGCAGTGACAATATGTGAACGAGGGTATCATAGCCGGTACCCTCTTTTGTTATGTTATCAATCATATGCGTTACCGTTTCTAACATTGTATTAGGACTTTCGTTCGGCATATAGCACCCTCCTTAAAATAGGCCAGGAATTTTCGGGAGATTTAAATCGCCAGTTAATTTGCACATTGCGTTTTGATGTAGTTCTCGGGATTTTGTTAGACCGTTATTTATGGTTGCAACTAATAAATCTTGTAATAATGTTGCATTTTCAGAAGATAAATATTTACTGTTGATTTCTATTGCTAGTACTTCTTGTTGTCCATTTAATGTTAACTTTATTACGTCACCACTAGAAACCTCTACTCTTTGAGCTTTTAACTGATCTTGTGCATTATCAACATTTTGTTGAATTTTTTTTACCATTTCCATCATATTTCCTAAGTTTTCCCACATTGAAAATCGCCTCCATACTAAATTTATCTGATAAAATAATAGAATTTAAATCAGGTTATTTATAGCATTATAATTTATGCCCAAAATCTAATTTTGTGTATATAATAATAGCCAATTGCAAAAGTTCAACATATATTAGATTAGATCATGGCACTTATTAATTTTATAAGGGGTGATGGGGGTGCGCTTGCGAAGACATTATAAAAACTACAAGCGATCAATCGTACAGGATGATAAAAATACTGAAACGGTCATGAATGGGGAGGGGCTTGCCGAAAATATGGAGAAATTAGAGAATAAGCAAAAAGAAAATGAGGCAAGAGAACCAAAAAATGTTAAAAGTAAATCATTCAGGCCAGCGAAAATAATTAACCAAATTATGAATAATCCAAATTTCAATCTACAACTTATAGTAATCCTATTAACCCTATCTTCTGAGGGGATACAGATGGATAGAAGAATAGAAGGTATGACAAGTACAATTGACAAGGTTCGTAATATTACCGAGTTAGTGAATAATGGGATGCAGTCGATGAAGATGGTATCGGAAGTCCCGAAGAGTATTCGTCGTATATTAGAATAAATTCTAATAAAAAGAAAGTAGTCTAGTAACACTTTGATAGATAGTTCCATATATTGAACTAGGAGGGTGGGCGATATTTAAATAACAGGCGACACTTATTTAAATAATCGCTCTTAAAATGTTATTCTTTAAGGCGGTAATTTGCAATGGCAAGAGGTTGTGTTTGGTGGAGGTCAATCTTGGTGGATTATCATTAACATTATCATTCTTTTACTCTTTGCTTTTAATAATGATGAAAGTAGTTTCTCATAATAAATATTTTACTTATTGATATGGGAACACGTTAAGGTGTGTTCCTAAATTTAAAATAATAAAACTTTTGTGGGAAACTTAGTAACTTACTGATTGTTTTATTCATATAGTAGAGTAAATAGGTGTTCAAAATTTATAATTATCTTTAATTATATATGAGGAGGAGGAATAATTATGGCACGTCAATTTGGTGGCTTCGGTGGTCGCGGTTTTGGCGGTATTTGGATTATAATCATTATTATCCTTTTATTTTGTTGTTTTGATAATGACGACATATCTACCTGTTTATGATCTATAATAATGTATATGCAGCAATAAGAAAAACACGCGTACTTTCGCGTGTTTTTCTTATTTAAGGATTATTTTTTTTTGGTGGTTCATTTGCTTTTGGTGGTGGTGGAAGGGGCGAAGTATTTTTATCTGGCTTAGATGGTGGCGGTGGAAGATTTTTATCAACAGGATGCGCTTCATCGCCTGGTTGATTAGGTAATTTATCTTTTTTGCCATCCGTAGTTAATGGGTTTACAGGCTGCTTTTCATCAGGATTCTGTTCAGTAAGCTTGGGAGTAGGATTAGGTTCAAGAACAACACCACTAGGCCTAATGAAATCGCGAGCAGGAATTTTGGTTAAAGCCTTATTCATAAATGCTCTCCAAATTGTAGCTGGAAGAGTACCTCCGGTGATTCCATTTAAGTTTTCATCAGAGTCATAACCAATCCAGACGGACGCTACAAGATCGGGGGTGAATCCGACGAACCAGGCGTCCTTATAATCACTGGTTGTACCAGTTTTACCAGCCGCCGGGCGACCAATATCTGCTGCTGTACCGGTGCCGTTTGTAATAACACCGCGTAGCATATCAGTAAGAATGTAGGCGGAACGTTCATTAACAACTGCTTTTTCTTTTGGCGTTATCTGCTCTAAAATTTTACCGTTTCGATCAACAATTTTAATGACACTTATTGGCTCTACGTGTACTCCCTGGTTTGCTAAAACACCATAAGCGCTTGCAAGTTCTAAGGGAGTAACACCACGAGTAAGGCCGCCGAGAGACATGGCTAAGTTGCGGTCATTGGTAGAACCTTGTAAAACCAGGGTAGAAATACCCATTTGTTGGGCATAGTATAATGGCTTATCGGCACCTGTTTGATTGGCTATTTTTACAGTTGGTACATTAAGCGATTGCTCCAGTGCTGTACGCAAAGAAACAGATCCATGAAATTTTGCATCATAATTTATTGGAGACCAGCTACCAAAGGTTATTGGGGTATCTTCAATCATTGTTGAAGGAGTCATCCCGCCTTCTAAAGCAGCTAAATATACAAAAGGTTTAAATGCAGAACCTGGCTGCCGTTCTGCTAGTACTGCTCGATTAAATTGGTCATTGCCTCGGCCGCCAACCATTGCTTTAATATAACCTGTACGTGGATCAATAGCAACAAGGGCTCCTTGAGGCTGTTGTAAACCACTGCTATCCGTACGTACATTCGGTAATTTTTGCATGGCTTGTTCTGCTGCTTCTTGCATATCTAAATCTAAGGTAGTATAAATTTTTAGACCGTCTTTGTAAATTGCGTCAGCACCATATTTATCAATAAGATATTGTGTAACATAGTCAACAAAATAACTAGCTGTATTAATCTTATTATCTGATTGGGTAGAACGTGTTGCTAATTTAAGTTTACTGTTCGCAGCTTGAATGCCTGTTGCAGAATCAATAAAGTTATATTTAACCATTTGATCAAGAACAGTAGCTTGCCGCTCTGTGGCTGCCTTTAGGTTATTGAATGGTGAATAATAGTTTGGGCTTTTAGGAATACCTGCTAGCATAGCACACTCTGGTAAAGTCAAATCTTCGACGTTTTTGCCAAAATATACAATCGCGGCAGATTGTACTCCATAGGCGCCTTGCCCAAAATAAATTTGATTCAAGTAAAGTTCTAGGATTTCGCTTTTACTGTATTGACGTTCAATTTGTAACGCTAAAATTGCTTCTTGTATTTTGCGTTTTAATGTACGTTCTTGTGAGAGTAAGGCATTTTTAGCTAGCTGCTGTGTAATGGTACTGCCGCCTTCAGATACGCCGCGGTCAGTTATATTTGACCATACTGCCCGTAAAATACCGCGGGGATCAATACCAATATGCTGGTAAAAACGTGCGTCTTCAGCAGCTACAAACGCATTTTGCAAATTTTTAGGGATTTTATTAATAGAAACAGGAACTCGATTTTCAACAGAATGAATGGTGTTAATTAATTTTCCATTAACGTCATAAATCTGTGAAGAAGCAGCAGGTCTGATTTCATCTTTTAGACTAGGCATAGTATGAATACTAGCTGTCAAAAAACCAAGACCAGCACCAGTAATCATTACAACAAAAACAATTAATGCTATTACGGTTATTTTTGAACTTCCACTTTTAGAAGAACGACGGCTGTTTTTGGAGCTATCGTCTCGATCCTTGTCCATGGGCAACCTCCTTAGAATTGAGTACGCTAACTATTATACCATAAAAGGGTATTATTCAGGGGATATATTTTGCTAACATTGTTTGCAATTTATGAAATCCTATGTTATAATGCCGCTCAAAAAAATGACACCAAAGTGGTGTCATTTAGATTATTACGAAAGTCTATAGTATAGAAATTAAGAATAGTTAAGATTTTCTATGCATTTATTCTATAATAATGCGATGAAAGGTTTTTTTACCTTTACGAATAAGCAGGCTATGATTTTCAAATAAATCAGCAGTAATTATAAAGTCTAAATCGGTTACTTTATTGTCGCCAATATAAAGACCGCCTTGTTGGATTAGTCTTCTTCCTTCGCTTTTGGATGGGACTATTCCAGTTGCAGCTAAAACGTCAATAATTTTGTTACCAAGCATGTTAGTGGTAATGGACACTGTCGGGGCATTATCTAATGCACCAGCTCCACTAAATAATGCTTCAGTTGCTTGTTGCGCTTTTTCAGCTTCTTCTGAACCATGAATGAGGTTCGTTACTTCGAAGGCTAGTATTTTTTTTGCGATGTTAATTTCTTTGTCTTTAAGAGCACCTAGCCTTCTTACTTCATCCATTGGCATAAAAGTTAGAAGTGCTAAACATTTTTCTACATCTGCATCGTCAATATTACGCCAATATTGGTAAAAAGCATAAGGAGAAGTTTTTTCGGCATCGAGCCAAAGTGCACCTTTCTCCGTTTTACCCATCTTTCGCCCATCACTAGTGGTCAAAAGAGTATAGGTTAATCCGAAGGCTGGTTTGCTTTCTTTGCGTCTTATAAGATCTGCTCCAGCAAGGATGTTAGACCATTGATCATCTCCGCCCATTTGCATGATGCAGTTGCATTGACGATTAAGTTCTAGGAAATCATAGGCTTGCATTAGCATATAGTTAAATTCTAAGAAAGATAACCCTTTGTCTAACCGTTGTTTAAAACATTCAGCAGTTAGCATCCGGTTGACCGAGAAGTGCACACCGATATCCCTTAAAAATTCGATGTAATTGAGATTAAGTAGCCAATCAGCATTATTAACCATTAACGCTTTGTTATCAGAGAAGTCAATAAAGCGCTGCATTTGTTTTTTAAAGCGTTCACCGTTGTGGACGATATCATCTTGGGTCATCATTTTGCGCATATCAGTTTTACCTGAAGGATCACCGACCATTGTCGTGCCGCCACCGATTAGACACACGGGTCGATGACCAGCCTTTTGCATGTGTGCCATTACCATCATTCCTAGAAAATGTCCCACATGTAAGCTGTCCGCTGTGGGATCAAAGCCAATGTAAAAAGTGATTTTTTCTTTAGCAAAGAGTTCCGTCATTTCATCTTCATGGGTAAGTTGTTGGATAAAACCTCGTTCTTTAAGAACATCAAGTACAGTCATTGAGTTGATAAACCTCCTTATATTTGCCAAATGGTTAACATATAAAAATAAAACCGTCCTGGTTAGGGACGAGTATTACCCGCGCTGCCATTCCGTTCTAAGGTAAAACGGATTGCATATTTTTCGGGAAACTTTTATGTGAAATACTAACTGTAATATAGCAGGATACACCACAATTGTCAATGTGATCCATAGTTAAAGATTTGACCGTAACACCATATAACATATGGTGTTACGGTCAAATCTTTCATACGTTCCACATAAATATGACACATTAAAAGCGATAAAACCATATAATACGTTATATCCTACTTTAGGAGGGTAATCATGAGGTTTTCTGTAGTGAAAAGACGGAGAATATCATCCTCAATATTGTTAGCTATTGTGGCATGTATTATTTTTGTGACGGGTTTTTGGATGGTAGAAGCCCATTTAAAGCCAACATTATTAGTTATAGCTGAAACAAAAGCCACTTTTATTGCCACTCAATCTATTAATCAGGTTATTAACGACCGAGTGAATTTAGATATTAATCCTCAAACATTGATGAACGTTACACTTGATAGTCGTGGTCGTGTAGTGTTAATACAACCTAATACTATGGAATTTAATAGAATTGCTGCAGATACTACAATTAAAGTGCAAGATATTCTAAAAGGTATCGGTGAAGAGAAAATTGAGATACCAATGGGACAAATTTTAGGTAGTCAGTTATTG is a window of Pelosinus sp. IPA-1 DNA encoding:
- a CDS encoding penicillin-binding protein 1A — its product is MDKDRDDSSKNSRRSSKSGSSKITVIALIVFVVMITGAGLGFLTASIHTMPSLKDEIRPAASSQIYDVNGKLINTIHSVENRVPVSINKIPKNLQNAFVAAEDARFYQHIGIDPRGILRAVWSNITDRGVSEGGSTITQQLAKNALLSQERTLKRKIQEAILALQIERQYSKSEILELYLNQIYFGQGAYGVQSAAIVYFGKNVEDLTLPECAMLAGIPKSPNYYSPFNNLKAATERQATVLDQMVKYNFIDSATGIQAANSKLKLATRSTQSDNKINTASYFVDYVTQYLIDKYGADAIYKDGLKIYTTLDLDMQEAAEQAMQKLPNVRTDSSGLQQPQGALVAIDPRTGYIKAMVGGRGNDQFNRAVLAERQPGSAFKPFVYLAALEGGMTPSTMIEDTPITFGSWSPINYDAKFHGSVSLRTALEQSLNVPTVKIANQTGADKPLYYAQQMGISTLVLQGSTNDRNLAMSLGGLTRGVTPLELASAYGVLANQGVHVEPISVIKIVDRNGKILEQITPKEKAVVNERSAYILTDMLRGVITNGTGTAADIGRPAAGKTGTTSDYKDAWFVGFTPDLVASVWIGYDSDENLNGITGGTLPATIWRAFMNKALTKIPARDFIRPSGVVLEPNPTPKLTEQNPDEKQPVNPLTTDGKKDKLPNQPGDEAHPVDKNLPPPPSKPDKNTSPLPPPPKANEPPKKNNP
- a CDS encoding YbaB/EbfC family nucleoid-associated protein, giving the protein MWENLGNMMEMVKKIQQNVDNAQDQLKAQRVEVSSGDVIKLTLNGQQEVLAIEINSKYLSSENATLLQDLLVATINNGLTKSRELHQNAMCKLTGDLNLPKIPGLF
- the tyrS gene encoding tyrosine--tRNA ligase, which encodes MTVLDVLKERGFIQQLTHEDEMTELFAKEKITFYIGFDPTADSLHVGHFLGMMVMAHMQKAGHRPVCLIGGGTTMVGDPSGKTDMRKMMTQDDIVHNGERFKKQMQRFIDFSDNKALMVNNADWLLNLNYIEFLRDIGVHFSVNRMLTAECFKQRLDKGLSFLEFNYMLMQAYDFLELNRQCNCIMQMGGDDQWSNILAGADLIRRKESKPAFGLTYTLLTTSDGRKMGKTEKGALWLDAEKTSPYAFYQYWRNIDDADVEKCLALLTFMPMDEVRRLGALKDKEINIAKKILAFEVTNLIHGSEEAEKAQQATEALFSGAGALDNAPTVSITTNMLGNKIIDVLAATGIVPSKSEGRRLIQQGGLYIGDNKVTDLDFIITADLFENHSLLIRKGKKTFHRIIIE
- the yunB gene encoding sporulation protein YunB; the encoded protein is MRFSVVKRRRISSSILLAIVACIIFVTGFWMVEAHLKPTLLVIAETKATFIATQSINQVINDRVNLDINPQTLMNVTLDSRGRVVLIQPNTMEFNRIAADTTIKVQDILKGIGEEKIEIPMGQILGSQLLASIGPNITVTVIPIGTVQVKVIDKFEQAGINQTRHMIYLIATTQIRIVVPLVSKSISVDTQMPIAEYVVVGDVPSTYVQFPFPLPNNIAEELKQ
- a CDS encoding endonuclease MutS2, with translation MDASVLKTLEYNKIREMLAEKSSSIMGRELAEKLVPANDFAEVTKRIAETREAREILDAMSSVPLGGIRDIRSLLKRAEIGSVLAPDELVAIGSTLYASRRMKSFFADMPAAFTILPGYVQNITVVRNIENVIENIVNEQGQIRDDASVELLHIRREVKLSQGRIKDKLDGILRSSEYQKYFQDALVTVRSDRYVIPIKQEYRHHFPGIIHDQSASGATVFIEPMAVVVLNNEIKQLMSAEKNEVERILRLATEQVANVSEVIHVNCHMLAQIDLAFAKAKLSLVMHASLPIINNTGYVNLRQARHPLIDPAVVVAIDIYIGKDFNTLLITGPNTGGKTVTLKTLGLFALMTQSGLYIPVNSGSEITVFNNIFADIGDEQSIEQSLSTFSAHMTNIVRILKNISPSDLVLIDEIGAGTDPDEGAALAMSILEYLLRIGVKTIATTHYSELKTFAYSRQGIENASVEFDIQTLRPTYRLLIGVPGSSNAFAISKRLGLSDPIIDQARQFIDKDHAEFENVLNALEEQKIAYDKLHEEVLEQEQALQILREKLASEENVLAMKKNKILLRAQEEAESLLRRTRRESEEIITELKAQFAVKSSSARQGIFDKSRKRLKESLGDLNENEENDIDLPIATANNLNPGVDVYVTTLKQKGTVLSIGSNEVTVQLGIMKMSVAIADCRLISESSSIKNKNKNKDKNRDKNFMKTQGVSRQIDIRGMMVDEAEYVLGKYIDDAILAGLNTVIVIHGKGTGALRKGVRTYLKNHHYVRDISIGELNEGGDGATVVQLS